The sequence below is a genomic window from Coffea arabica cultivar ET-39 chromosome 4c, Coffea Arabica ET-39 HiFi, whole genome shotgun sequence.
gcacttTATTTTAACCCACAGTCACACTCTGATGATCATTTGCATCCCCAAACCCATTTAAAGGAGCACAAACCCTAACTAGTGACAGTGCCTTGTCAAAGTGTTTGGCTTTGGTGCCAAGATACTCAGTCCAAGTGACTGGCCTGTATAGAGGAGGGCGGCCTTGGTCTACCAGTTTTTGAAGTGGTGAAATTGTAACACCGGATGGGGGCCCATAAAGATAAGCTACGGAGAACCGATGTCGGGTCCGGTTCACGACGGCCCGGTGCAGTACACTAGGGTACAACCCGTTGGATAGTATGTGAAGGAGGTCCCCAATATTGACCACCAGAGCTCCGGGAAGAGGAGGAACCGTGACCCATCCGGCCCCGCCGTCACGGAGCACCTGTAAACCACTGGTGTTATTCTGGTGGAGGATGGTAAGTATGGTGGAGTCGGTATGCGCAGCTAGACCCATGGCCCGGTCGGGCTCCGGACAGGCCGGGTAAGAGTTCAATTGAATGGCAGCATTTCCACCTTCAAATGCTCCTTTAGGGCTAGCCCATTTCACCTCTTCCTCGGTTACGCCCAGTGACCCAAGAATTAACCACATCAGCTTCCCCGCGAGCTTTTTCATTTCCTTCTCGTACTCTTTCATTACATTGCTGcagtaaaaattaaattaactgAAAGTTAATTGAAGAAGTTGTTTAAAGAAAAACAGCATGCCTTTTTGTATTCATTCAACAACAGACTAAGAGGAGAAGGGGCAAAAGGGAATCTTAATTTTAGGAATCTTATCTATCTAGCTAAATTCCATATCTTAATTGTGGGACCATGTCAACTTTGATATAGGTAATCTTTACCTATTGGATCTTATTGGATCAAGGAGATTGTCATGTACTTCCCTCAACTCAAGTCCCAAATCGATAGTAGAAATGACCCCAAAATTCATCCCAAAAAAATTAGATGAACATATTCTACATTTGCAAAATGGAAAGTGAAAATCAATTTATACACGTGCATGAGTAGGTAAGGATGGATGTATACCAGAATTTATGGTAATCATGGGGCCAAAGTTGACGTGCATGTTCCAGTGGAGAACCAACAATGGTGAACCCTTCGGACCACATAAGTTTAGGGAAGAATGAAGAAATACGAGCGACTCCATAGCCAGAGACCCCCTCAGGGGAACGAGCAGCTTTAAGTTTTTGATGCATGGGGAGCGAGAAAAGTCCTTTTCCGGCAGACTCAATTTCCTCGAGCAAGTTCTTGGAGATGCCATGGTTTTTGACTTGGAAAACGCCCCATGTTCTGCATGCATGGCCGAGTAAATCCTGGGCATTTTTATCAGCCAGATCAACAACAGGAACCGTCTCAACGTTGAGTAATTCGCCACGAGGGTAGTCGTCCTTTGGCGGAGCCGTAGTCCATGCATGGGAGTCAGGTAACTTCTTGACTCTGCTTAAGTCCAACTGTTTATGGTGGAAGTAGACAGGCTGAGCTCTCATGCTATCTGAAGCCCTTGATGGCATTGTTTATAGCTAGGTCAAGAAACAGGAAGATTTTAATCAGAAATTGATGTATGGAAGTTGCAATACTCCGGCAAGGGGCGGCGCTACGGGTGGAGGTGGAGGGACTAGGGAGACTTGTGATGTAAGTATCTTGTGAGAAGTGAGAAAGAATTGATTTTATGCAAGGGAATTGATGGTGTCTGCCTTGTATATTTATAGGGATGAGGGGAGAAGATGGTGACGAGGTGGATACAAATAGTTGATCTATTGGAGATTATGGAGTAGCataatttttgttgtttttgttattatttttagtttacCTTTTAGTGGTCTAGGGGTTATCAAATTTTGGAAGGGACAGAAGTGATAGAAGGTTAGGCAGTCATTTACTAATTTTGTAGTGGACAAGTGAAAGAAGAAGTAAAGATAGACCATCATGTCCTACATGAAATATGAAGAAAAGTATAAATTGCCATCTCATCGCTCAAaacaataaattaaaataaaaaaaaaccaaaaaaaaaaaagggcatctCATCTCACATTAACCAAGCTGCTATTCCATGAGAGGACTGAGGAAAGAGTCAATCTCTCTCCATGTGGCCGTGTCTTGTCTTCAAGTAGAAAAACATCTACATCACCCTCTTCACTGCTTGGTCTAGATCTCTCTTGGCTATAGGACAAGGAATACTATTTTGCCATAGCTTTTCTTCTTTGTCCTTCTCTTCTTAGTTAAAAAATTGAGGATATAGGGATTCTAAAATTAATCGCATGTACTAGTAGTTGATATAGGGATGGTTATTCTGTCCTATGTCACTCCTGTATAAAGGGCTTTAAGAAATTGATTCAGATTGATTACGATTATCCAATCATTTGTGAAGATACATATATCCTACGATGTATTCAGTCAAACTTTTATCAAGGGGAGGGTCTATAattaattttggaaagttaCAGACTACTACTCTTAGTTACCACAATTTATTAATGTTATCCTATTTCATTATGTCTACTTTCACTCGACTATCTAATGTCTCCAATGGTACGAGAAACGATGACAATTGAGGGAGTTTATATACATACATCTATAACTTACATCTTATGTGATGCTAATGTTTGATGTTTGCCTTACCCTTTTACCCTTTTGTACGGATGAATCCTCTATTTATCTTATATGATGCGCTGCTTTGGATTGGTAGGGGACCCTAAAAATTGTTAAGACCTGTTTTGGTGCCCTACATGATCTGGGCAGGAGGTGATAGGAGACCTATTTTGGGCTTAGTCGTTCAAAATTCGAATCCGACTGTGACAAACAAGATAACacctaataaagaaaaaaccgcaaaaaataaagaaataaagaaacagaaatcaaaagaaaattaaaaaggccaattttgtttccttgtgtttttatttttccaGTCAAACTCAGCATTATCAAATTCATCCGAGTCAATAACTGGccaaatttttttggtttagcCGGACCAAACAACCAACCGTTTGATTCTCGGTTGAACCGGTTGAACCGACTAGGCCCATACAAGTTTTATGAACCGCTTTTGTACGATGGGGGATGGGCATTATTGTCCTGCCaaagacaataaataaaaataaataaataaaaatcaggCATCTTTCGTgctttttcttctttgcaaTTGGTCATTTCGGTGATAAGTAATAAAgttacttttggtattttgcgGTTTAGATTTGCCGTCTTTTGTCCCATAGTAGACCCAAGAGTCGGACCATCTCTAAATCATCATCTTTAATCGAAGAACAGAATTGAGACTGTTTTGTCTTAACATTCGCAAAGGGGTCATTTTCTGATTATGTGTCATGCTTATGCAAATTAAAGTCTTTTACACTAGAATTCTGTGTCAAAAATAATTGCTCACAGAAAAATCTTTTACTAACCCCATGTAAGAACTAATTCATATGCTACTACTCATCTGTAAGGGTGTGACAGCTTGGTCCACTAGCATCTGATTGGACTGACAGATGCATTATATTAAGTAGACATGATTAGAGTTGGATAACCATTTTTCTATCTCTGTCTCAATTGGTTGCTTTCTGAACCAAAACAGCTAACTTGTGGATTGTATTGTATGCATACGAAAGAAATGGGCAGCTGTTGCGATGCTCAATTGCACATGTTCCTGCCGAATGGACCAAGCAGGTCGCAGTCAACTTGCACCTCTCATTTATTTTTGTGGCATTAAGCGAAACGTGAACATAGGTTTCAAAGCAAATGGTATGGCCCCTAGAATTAACTTTATCtgaagaaaaggaggaaaaataGGATGTAGTTATAGAATGAGACAtctttctctttatttttatCGCTTAATTCGACTAATAGCCGTATTTtatatcttttttatttattgtgttTACCTCCAACTTCAAGAAGTCGAAATTTTTTGGCACGATAATAGTATTGAGCAGCATCcgtttgaaattttgaatatgGTGCTGCACCATGTCCAACGTGCAAgacccaaaaacaaaaaccccacaaaaaaaaaaagagattcaTTGTACGTGTCTTGTATTACTTTGATAATTATTCACTCAGAAAGGATTGACAAAAGGCTGCCAGTGGTATATGTTGGTGATTTTCAATGTCATTTTAAGCAGAGGTTAATCCAAAGAGGTTGGGGTACTTAGAAACTCGTGTTCGTCTAAGAAAAACTCAGACAAGAAACTACCTATGAGtgtagattaattttttttacaccaACAATGTAATATTTTGTTTACATTACTAAGTGTAAACGCGTTACATTGttccaaatgaatttcaaagTTGAAAAAAAGCTTATGTATGTCGTACAATCAAACTCGCTAAACATGCATAATAGGAAAACCTTTACAGTATTGGCGTCCAAATATGGGAATAAATTTTCTAGGTTATCAATGATAGCATTTGGGTTGCTATGTTTTTATTTGTAATGGTATGTGACGATTTTTTCTACAAAGGTAGAACTTGATAGAATTTGATTTTGTTACCTGCAGAGTACAATGAAATACATCATTCAGAGATGGAGACGTGCTCTTGGTGTTAATGTCTGTGGCAGTGGCCTAGATTCCTATGTGGTAGGAAGGTGGCGGCTATGGTCTGCAGTTTGGGGTGTGGGATTGATATAATTGAGGCTGTGCACTTGCTAAAGGTTGATCCAACATTGTAGCCAAGCTCTTTTGGGTACTTGATGTGAAGGTTTCAAGTTGATTCAATTATTTGCCGTGGAAGCCTATAGGTAACAAAGGGATTTTGGGGCTGCTCAAATCTGCTGGAGTTAGTTTAGAACTTTTGTAATTGACCAATTGAATTTGAGAACTTGTTGGATTGGTTTGGAGGAGTGATAGGCTTGTAGCAAGCAAGGATGAAGCAATGAAGTAGATACAGAGGACcattcttttccccttttttgtgtttttaattATGACCACAAGGttattttagaatttttgaaaaaaaaataacctTTTAGGTCTACAATATTATTGAAACTATGAAAATATGTAGAggtgtgcaaaatcgaaaaattttgatttaccgatcgaattcgaattgaattcgaaaATTTGAATTCGGTAATTTGGTGATTCGGAATGAAAATCggaatttcgatttcgaattggtCGAATTCAGTAACGAGATTTTTCAAATCGAAATCGGAATTCagaattcctatttcgatttcaaatatgtttttcatatatatatatatatatatatatatataatataatataacatttatattataataataatttttatattcatgaattcggtgaaatcggaattcctatttcgatttcaatttcgttttcacacatatatatataatattttatatatatatgtaatataatatttatataataataataataatttttatattcatgaattcggtaaaatcggaatttaccaaattccgaattgaattcggaacgaattcgaattcgaaatcTAAATCGGTCGAAATTTTTTATaccaaaatttcgaaaaatttcgatttcaaagTTTCGAATTACCGATTTCGATTATGATTCACACCCCTAAAAATATGAGAGGTAgatgtaatttgtaaaccttgAGGGGAGCTACATGCAATTGTCATAAGCTGTAGGGAAGGTTTGTGATGTTATCCCCAAAATTCATACAACTCTCCAAAGTCTAAATGAATACAAATCTTGCCCTAAGAAGAATCTTCTTACATCTGAGCCAAATTACAATGTCTACTCTGTGGTTTGAGCAAAATCAACAAATTAAAATCAAACTTCTTGCATGTAAAAGCATTTAACAAATATTCACTCACGTTAACTGTCATTAAAAATATTATCAAAAGATATGTTTGAAAGTCCCAAAAACCTATTTGAAGTTTGATTATTTACATTTACCTCCATGAATTCGGTCAAACAACTAAACGCACCTTATATTTTGATCCATTCAATATCCAACTCTTTGGTTAGCCAAACTATTATCAGATAGACATTCTCTATGGTCAATTTTAAGTAATGTCAACGAAAGTTTTATTGGAATTTCAAAAGTAAGAACAAAAACTCAACTTTCAATTATTAAcctaaacaaaaacaattttggACCAAATTGCCAAGTTTATTGAgctaaattttctctttcctataCTTAATTCTATATGCAAAATTAATGAATGATTTCTGTATGAATTAGTGGGTTGGGAGAGTATGATAGCAAATCATATGCGTCTaaagcaaggaaaaagaaatgtaaggaagtactttttataattaatttttccATTTGTTTAATGTTTGATGCTTTTATGACTAGCAATTGGttgatttattttaattttagtttcgctttttctttttggatgtATGTCAAGGACTTTCTGTGCATAATTTGCTATTCAAAAGCTTTAGGCTACATGTTTCTCAAACTATAGGAGTCCATTTTATGATTTGGACAAATTTTAAAGGAGATAAATTTATTATTAGAAAAAAGAGGCATTCTCATTATTTCCTTTGGTTGGGTTTGTGGTCGGTCGCTTGTAGGGGGTGAATGTAATTCGGTTAAACTATAGAGTTTATCTGGTAAACTTAGGGGAGAAAAAGGTAACAAactcaacaaaaaataaaaagaaactcATAAACTTTTAACTAAATTTGTTGTTGTCACGTAGAGTAGCACATAAAGTAGCAAAACAATTCAAACGAGTGTTCATATAGCAACAAACATTACCGACCCTGGAAATCGCATTCGATCCTGAGCCCCCCTTAAAAGAGTCTTTTATCGGATCTCACCCTAAAATTTTGATACCTATAACAAGTTTGACATctacaaacaaatttttttttttcataataggAGTAGTGATTTTTTAGAATTCCAAGTAAATCACCAATTATTTGAGAGTGATTTTCTGGAATTCCAAGTCAATCACAGATattcaaattaaagaaaaaaaggtgtAAAGAGTGACGGAAAATATCGAATGCTGAGAGGGTTGAGAATAATTCTGATTATGAATTTAGGGTTTATAGATTTTTGTTTAATGTGATTTCTCGTTAGTTGGATCATTGATACACTGGCTGGATTTTGTAATATTCAAGAAGAGGGAATAgccaaataggttttgagataGGATTAGACTGATGAAATCACGTGAGTTGTTACGGGGTAAAATTGGATTAATTAAATCCCGTGAGCTGTTACAAGTGTCAAATTTTCAGGGACTCCCTAAGGGAGCTGAGGATTGGATGCGCCTAGAAATGTGTAaaacaaatattaaaattgGTTAGTAAAAGCAAAATATCTTCTGGCCTTTGGGCAGTAATTTGCTGCCACTATTGAAACGACAAAGTGTAGCCATCCAGCAAAACTGTGCAAGGATACAAGCTTTCAGTTTATCATAACTGATCATAATACTACAAATGCAGGGTAGATTGTTTGAACATGCACGTCGATCAAATGGATAAGCCTATCAGCCATTCAAGGTTCCATGCATGGTTGCATGATTTGTAGTGCCGACTGCCAATCTTGCCCTTGTACCAAGCATTTTAAAATATCACCAACCATATGGGATTTCTCTGACATATTATTGCGGCTCAATCATCATTTTTCCAGATTCTCTATCTATACTCTCGTGCATGTATGTAATTCTTCAGGGGCTACTTTCATTAGATCAAAGTTTGACAGTGTCACAAAATTTTGCATTGTATTAACACTCTAATTTTCTCGTTTTGCCTTTTTCCTACCTTTCCACCCCTCCTTATACCCTCTCATTCCAAACTGCAAGAAATATAGGATTCGACCCTTGATAGTGGAGAAGACTTTAGAAGTCCTTCCCTAAATACTTACCTCAGTGATTTACTCTTTTTTCTCATTGGAGAACCATGATTTGAATTATTTTGTCCTCATCTTCTTTCCATTCTTTATACTCATTAACATACCAATCAAAATGGCTCGTGAGACACTAGAAGACGTTGTTGATTCTAGTCCTCATCAGTCATCCTCATCCCATACCCAAGTTGGACCTCCCTGCAATTCCCGAAGGAAAAACACGACAAAAGAGACTGAAAAAGATTGGATGACTAGTTTCTGCGCCGTACTAATACAACTTTGCTAAGATAGAACAGAGGTCGTAAAAAATTTAGAGCACGAAAATCTAAATAAACCGGATCTTAATTCGACAAAAGGCGAAATCTCAAGTTGGAAGTCACAAGGCACccaaaaaaataactaaatttgTGCAAGATGCGTGAACCACTcgaatcttgaattttttttttttttttttttgtaattttttaaaacagGGAATGGATGCAATTTAATATAGCAGCTTTTCCAAGCAAGCCTCTGGAATCTCCTGTAAACCCCCATGATTTGGTAAAGGGAGGATATTAGGGGAAGCAGTGAAGCCCAACAGTTAGCATCCTCCCCTTTCTCCTAAAAGGTTGAAGCTGAAGTGGAACACaccattaagaaaaaaaaaaaaaaaaggagttctGCATCTCTCCGGCGCCGAGGGAACAAATGGGCGTGGGGATGATTCTTCTTCCATTCCAAGCTTATCAACGTCGTAACAAGGTAGCTCTAGGGACAAAATATGGCTATAGATTGaatcctttttatttattgtattATGATATTTAGATATATAGCTATGCTTAGGGGTATGGAACTTAGCAAGGTTTCTCGATCAACTGCTCCTGGGGAATCCCCCAAGATTTCAGGCAACTCTGACTCAGAAGCACAAAAACTCTGCTTGCTGGAAGCCCAATTCTCAAAAATCacgggagaaagaaagagaaattcagCAAAAAAGAAACTCAAAACCTCTAATTCTTGGAAACCGTAGTCACCACTCCTGAATACTTGGCCCAAGGTACTCTTTTGGTTTCATCTGCGAAATATCTACTCTCAAGGACGGGTGAGGATTAACAAGATCCAGGCCAGTGTGTTTCTTAACGGGGACAAAGTTGATTAATCCGTTAAATCCAATATGCAATTGCGCCATCTGAAATTATTACTAGATAAACACAGTTGGCAAAGCATTCAATTTCAGTTGCATAACAACAAAGAGGATTGTCGGGGATAGACATCAGAAATTTGGAACAAGAATATCTAAATGCGAATCTTGCTATGACAAAAGAGTGCAGCCTCAAATTGAAAGTCATATAAAAATGTACTATATTTTGAGAACATGGATAGAACATGGATGAAAAATTACAATATGCAATGTAAAatatttatctttatttttcacAAAATATACTACTTTAATGTGCATAGTGTAGTCAATGTCTATGTATAATACACTACACCTACAAACATAAAGTACTATtctttttctatattttgtatgtataatattttcttgtattgaaaatgaaaaaatatttaaatataataTGCAAACCATGTTATTTTTAATATAGCTATTCAGAAAAAGTACACCTTAAAGATGATTCTCTGAAACAATTGAGGGGAAACTATCATATACATTATCatcattcattttttataaagtGGATGATTTAATACTTTACCTGCATGCATGATTTTAATATATAAGATTTTGATCTAATAGTGCATTAAATTTGTTGAAGtgaatcatttttgtttttcttttctactacttacttttccttttttttttttttttttttttgcttttcactTTCCATGTGActattttcttcactttcccaTTAGTATTATTGCTAATTGTgtgcttatttaaatattttatttttctcttactCATAATTTCATTCTTACTTTGATTCAttaacttatttatttatagTATTAAGAAATTCATGATAAACTATATAGCATGACAAAATATTAAATACATGCCATAATCACAAGAGTATATAACTAGTAATTTAACTGTTTAACAGATATTAGCAAACTAGAATCTTTATTATATATTTCAGAGTATATGCCAAATAAATAAAGTAAGTAGTATTCATATGAATTTTATGCATAGACAATTAAAAGTTATGTGATTATGATCTATTTATTggttattttttattatcaattaaTTAATGTAAATGCCATATGGAATAGTCTATGTGGATAGCTAATATAGACTTTGTTATAGTGTAGAATTTGTTATCCTTattacattttaaaaaaaattagcaaaataaATGTGAGATTTAAGAAGAGGGAGAGGGAAGGGGAGATTTGtgattattattacttctaacaGGAAAAAGTAAATAGCACTATAAATAAAGAATATatttatgaaaattaaaaataatacatagataataataataataataataataataataataataaagaaaaaaagaaagtagttGGTCACATGaaagaagggagaaaaattgaaaaccaaaaataaaagggacaaaagaagaaaagatatataaaaataattactgCAAAGAACAGgcacttttgctttttttgtttaaatttcCAGCAAGGGAGATGCACTTTTATCCTAAAACATCATGTAGGAGCGCAAAGTATCTATTGAATGAGTTCAAGTAGGTAACATGCAACTCGAGGCAAAGTTCAAAAGGATTTTACTGCATTCAACCCTAAAAGAAGTCactaaataatataatatactaaTATTAGAATTGAGACTCTtacagagttttttttttttttgtgcatcaCCACCACAACGCACTCCACCAAAGGCCACAAGAGAATGAAAGCTCAAGTTTCAgaatttttcccttttgtatAATTTGAGTTCTGCCTCGTGTTGTCTCACTTATTTTGAGCTTTAGAAATATGTCTTGATCTTTGTATTCTTCCTTATAATAGCAAAATTTGCTCTCTTCCACTCTTTAGAAACATCCGTCGTCTATTTGACCGAATTACATAAATCTTAGTGTCTttatcttttattattttacatttttattaTAGTTTTCATTATTAATTGTGTGAGTAACCAAATAACTTTTGGCCAAATCCTAACACATGTTAACTGATCACAACATCATTTGGTTCGTGTCCTAATGGAAATTGACCAGTAATGGGCAGGCCTATATTCTCCGGGAAAATTCTGATAGAAAATCATGAGCTCTCAAAATTTAGTAAATGTTGAACGAAAATGAAAACTTAATTCGCTTTTATTAGGCCTTGGCGGGCCTTTCGGTGCATCCTTGGTTTTAGATCAttttgggttcaaaattttcctcagttttatttgggcccaacataatcgagtCCAAACACCCTTTGGGCACTTGGTTTCCCAATCTGAAAAGCTTTAATAGCCCGAGAAATACATAAATTCATTAACTATCAAGGAACAGAATGGATTAAATGGCATATGCATTACTGAAAATTAGAATTTCAATAGAAGAGAAAGGACGTCCAACAACATCAGGAGCAATTCTTTTAGGCACAACAATGCCAAATTATCTGCAGAGTATGAAGCTCTTCTCAATGATTTTTGCATACTCTTCCAAGCTCCCCAAGCTAGTTGCTCATGTAGTTGTTGCTATAACTGAATCAATATGTTACCAGTAGATTTATGATCATTCTTGAAAATACAAATCCGTGCTACAGTTAGAGGGTCACAAAGAAAAAATTGTCCTTGTCACTGAAAAcgattttagttttttgttaTTAAGGATTACAAACAAATACAACATCTAGGTAAAGTCAATGGATAGCGTTCAGGTTGAATCTGATTGATCCAAATCCAAGCTCACTGCATTTGTCAATTACCGAGACCCTCATGGTTAGAAAATTCTAACTCGAAACCTTATGGATCTAGCTAGCCATTGGGTATGAACATGTATTTCTTGATGTGCAATTAGAAATAAGGACAAAATACTCATAATCCCCCCGTACTTCTGAATGATACCACATGATCTCCCCAAGGTTATAAAATGTTCACTTAATCCCCTGTGATTTTTATGtaaattgaaaatttgatgaaaaatagTTTCCGTAACATCATCAGTTGAAATGCTAGTGTCGGACTTACTTGAATACTAAATTAAATAATGGCCTAACCATTTTGCTTACCGTCATAATGGGATTATGTGGATAGATGCAAAACTACAAGGTGATTAAGTGGATATTTATCCAAAACTATAGAGGGTTAAATAGATATTTTAAAATAGATATCCAAAACTACAAGGTGTGTCTCGGTCAATTGCTataaccagaaatttttcatcTATTTTTCACTTTATATAAAACCAAAGGAGGATGATATATGGACATTTTGAAACATTAAAGGGCGTCATGTGATATCATGCAAAAGAAAGTACAAGGAGTTACAAATCATTTACCCTGaaaacaaattcaaaaaataataaaaacatatgAAATTCAAAGATAACAAACCTATAATCCAAATGCCattttcaaataacaaaatcaacattttatactatatatatctatgtatgtgtgtgtgtacacacacacatagaCCATACAAAATCCAAACTTGTAATTCTTTCACCATGTCTCAATTCAGATAGGGTGtaggtttgaaaaattggaaatcAACCTAGGAAAATAATGAGGGATCTAGATAACACTCATCCCATTGACGTGGGAGTTAAGATCTTCTCCATTAGATttctttaaatatatttaaattactATGACTTTATAAAATTATCTGATTATGt
It includes:
- the LOC113740004 gene encoding gibberellin 3-beta-dioxygenase 1-like codes for the protein MPSRASDSMRAQPVYFHHKQLDLSRVKKLPDSHAWTTAPPKDDYPRGELLNVETVPVVDLADKNAQDLLGHACRTWGVFQVKNHGISKNLLEEIESAGKGLFSLPMHQKLKAARSPEGVSGYGVARISSFFPKLMWSEGFTIVGSPLEHARQLWPHDYHKFCNVMKEYEKEMKKLAGKLMWLILGSLGVTEEEVKWASPKGAFEGGNAAIQLNSYPACPEPDRAMGLAAHTDSTILTILHQNNTSGLQVLRDGGAGWVTVPPLPGALVVNIGDLLHILSNGLYPSVLHRAVVNRTRHRFSVAYLYGPPSGVTISPLQKLVDQGRPPLYRPVTWTEYLGTKAKHFDKALSLVRVCAPLNGFGDANDHQSVTVG